AGTGGATGAGGAAAACCAGTGGCGGCATCGGCCTGAGAACGTCTATACGCGGGACGGTAAGGCTCTGGTTTCAATCGTTTCCACGACGAACCGCGACGTGAAGGAGGCGGTCAAGGAGGCTTGTGATCTGATCGGAGGTGTGCGCAGGGCTCTCAACCCCGGCGATCGCGTTCTGCTCAAGGCCAACTTCAACAGCGACGATCCATTTCCTGCCTCGACCGACCTCGATTTTCTGTCGGCCGTCGTCGAACATCTCCGCGGGGAGGGGATCACCAAGCTGACCTTGGGCGAACGATCCGGCTGGCCCTGGATGCCTACGGCCCGGGTCCTGGAGGAGATGGGCGTCTTCGAAAGGGCCAGGGAACTCGACCTGCCGGTCATCGACTTCGACGCCGGTCCATGGATGGATGTGAATCTGGGCGAGAAGGCCATGTGGTGGACCAAGGTCGGTTACCACAAGTCCCTGAAAGACTTTGACAAGCTTGTCTTTCTGCCCTGTATGAAGCACCATTTTCTGGCCCGGTTCACCATGAGCCTGAAACTCGTCGTCGGCCTGACCCACCCCGTCGATATGCGGTACATGCACGCCGATTTTGACGAAGGGAAAAAAGATGAGCCGATGGAGCAGAAGATGATCGAGCTCAGCCTTCCTGTCGGCCCCGATTTGATCATCATGGACGGGCGGGTGTCGTTTGTGACCGGCGGGCCGGACAGGGGTGAGGCTGTTGAGC
The genomic region above belongs to Deltaproteobacteria bacterium and contains:
- a CDS encoding DUF362 domain-containing protein is translated as VDEENQWRHRPENVYTRDGKALVSIVSTTNRDVKEAVKEACDLIGGVRRALNPGDRVLLKANFNSDDPFPASTDLDFLSAVVEHLRGEGITKLTLGERSGWPWMPTARVLEEMGVFERARELDLPVIDFDAGPWMDVNLGEKAMWWTKVGYHKSLKDFDKLVFLPCMKHHFLARFTMSLKLVVGLTHPVDMRYMHADFDEGKKDEPMEQKMIELSLPVGPDLIIMDGRVSFVTGGPDRGEAVEPKVILASGDRVAIDVEGVKILQSYPRDNLIQMPVWELPVIKRGVELGLGVSGEADYEVLRR